The genomic DNA GCGTCGTAGCCGGTCGTCAGGTGAAAGTGAATCTTATTTGGATTTACGCTGAATAAATACTCGGCCCGCAGCCGCATCACCGCGTCGGCGCACTGCTGCAAGTCCTTGGTGCCGACGTCGATATCCACCACGGCGGCTACTACTCCCTAATTATCTTTGAGTTGCCCGTTATATAGCCGCGCTGGCGTGCCGGCCGGCCGCAGGGGTAGCCCGCGCAGCCACTCGCCCCACGAGCCCGCCACTACGGCCACGCGCTGGCTGCCCGCCGGCGGCGGCATGCGTTGGGCCAGGCACTGCGCCAGCGCCGGCTGCGTCGCCAGCCACGGATACGCCGGGCCAGGGGGGGTAGGGGCCAGCAAAACCAATGAGCCCAAGCTGCTGATTACCAGAAAATTGATGTGCATAGAACGAAGATATATCGGCTGCCTAACGCCAAGGCAGGGCTGGCCGATATACCCAAAAAAATCCCGCCGTCGCGGGCGGGATTTCTGCGGTAGCACCAAGTGCTGCGGTTACTTGCTGGCGGTCGCTTTCTTAGGCGCGGCCTTCTTGGCGGTGGTCGCCGGCTTCTTAGCCGGAGCCTTTTTCTTGGCGGCCGGGGCTTTAGCCGCCTTTTTAGCGGGCGCGTCGGCTTCTTTGGCGGGCTTCTCGGCGACGGCTTTCTTGCCGAAGCGGCCGCCTTTGGCGGGCTTGTCGGGGGTAGCGGCGGCTAGCTCCACGCAGCGCTCCAGCGTGAGCTCGGTGGGCTCCTCGCCCTTCGGAATCTTCACGTTCTTCTTGCCGGCCACGATGTAGGGGCCGAAGCGGCCGTTCAGCACCTGAATATCCGGGTTTTCGGGAAAATCTCTGATAAGGCGCTCGGCGTCGGATTTACGCTTGGCTTCAATGAGCACCACGGCTTCGTCGCCCGTGATGGTGTATGGGTCCTGCTCCTTGGTGAGCGAGTAAAACTTGCTGTCGTGGCGGATATAGGGGCCGAAGCGGCCGAGAGCGGCAGCCATCGGCTTGTCCTCAAACTCGCCTACCACGCGCGGCAGCTTAAACAAATCCAGCGCCTCTTCGAGCGTGATGGTTTCGATAAACATGCCCTTGCGCAGGTTGGCGTAGGCGGGCTTGGTTTCGCCTTCAGTGTCGCCCAGCGCCACGTAGGGGCCGTATTTGCCGAGGCGAGCGGTTATTTTTTCGCCCGTTTCGGGGTGCAGGCCAATCTCACGGGTGCTGCTGAGCGTCCTGCGCTCAATGTCCTGCCCGCGCTCCACGCTGGCGTGGAACGGCTCGTAGAAGCCGGCCAGCATGTTGCCCCACTCTTCGCGGCCGTTGGCAATCTGGTCAAACTCGTCCTCCACCTTGGCCGTGAACTGAAAATCCACGATGGCCGGAAAGTGCTCAACCAGGAAGTCGGTGACTACCAGCGCCGTATCGGTCGGGAAAAGCTTGGCTTTATCCGCGCCGTAGGTTTCGGGGCGCTGCTCGGTTTTTACCTCGTTGCCCACCAGCGACAAGGCGTAAATCTTGCGCTCCTTGCCCTCGCGCGAGTCTTTCTCCACGTAGCCGCGCTTCTGCACCACGCTGATGGTTGGCGCGTAGGTGCTCGGGCGGCCGATGCCCATTTCCTCCAGCTTTTTCACCAGCGAAGCCTCGGTGTAGCGGGCGGGCGGGGTAGAAAAGCGCTCGGTAGCGGTCAGGGTTTGCAGCGGCAGGTTTTGGCCCACGCTAAGGGGGGGTAGGCCGCGCGAAAACGAACTTTCGCCGTCGGCCGGCTGGTCCTCGTCATCCTTACTTTCAGCGTAGGCTTTCAAAAAGCCCTCAAATGTAATGACCTCCCCCGTCGCCGAAAACGTGGTGCCCGGCTGCGTGCTGATGCCAATAACGGCCGTGGTGCGCTCAATGAGCGCGTCGGCCATCTGCGAACCCATCGCCCGCTTGCGAATCAGGTCGTAGAGGCGCTGCTCCGAGGCATCGGCCCCGGCTTTCACCTGCTTGAAATCAGTGGGCCGAATGGCTTCGTGCGCCTCCTGGGCCGAGGCCGACTTGGTTTTGAAGTGGCGCTCCAGCGCGTATTCGGCCCCGTAAGCGGCCTCAATGGCTTCGCGGGCACCCGTGCGGGCATCCTCGCTCAGGTTCAGCGAGTCGGTCCGCATGTAGCTGATGCGGCCGGCCTCGTACAGCTTCTGGGCCACCGTCATGGTCTGGGCCACTGAGAAACCCAGCTTGCGCGAGGCTTCCTGCTGCAAGGTGGAGGTAGTGAAGGGCGGCGCGGGGCTGCGCTTGCCGGGTTTTTTGTCCAGGCTATTAATACTGTATGTCGCCCCAATGCAGCGCGCCAAAAAAGCCTCCGCCTCTTCGCGGGTTTTGTAGCGGGTAGGCAACTCGGCTTCCAGCGTGGTGCCCTCGCCCACGTTGAAGCGGGCCACGATGCGGTAGGCGCTGCTGGCGGTGTGCTTGTTGATTTCGCGCTCGCGGTCCACCACCAGGCGCACGGCCACGCTCTGCACGCGGCCCGCCGAAAGGCCGGCTTTCACCTTGCGCCACAGCACCGGGCTCAACTCGAAGCCCACCAGGCGGTCGAGCACGCGGCGGGCCTGCTGGGCATTCACCAGGTTGAGGTTTATTTCGCGCGGATTCTGGATGGCGGCCAGAATCGCGGTCTTGGTAATCTCGCGAAACACGATGCGCTTCGTCTTGTCAGCCTTGAGGTTAAGCGTTTCGGCCAGGTGCCACGAAATAGCCTCGCCCTCGCGGTCATCGTCACTCGCCAGCCACACGGTTTCGGCTTCTTTCGACAGCTTTTTGAGCTGTGAAATCAGCTCGCGCTTGTCGGCATCGACCACGTAGGTAGGCTTGAAACCGTTGGCCACGTCCACGGCATTATTGTCCTTTGGCAGGTCGCGGACGTGCCCGTAGCTGGAGCGCACCACAAAATCGGGGCCGAGGTAGCCTTCAATAGTTTTGGCCTTGGCGGGCGACTCGACGATAACTAGATTCTTGACCATGCAGACGGTGATAGGGGCGGGGTAGGAGTTTTGTCAGGATGCTGAGAACGCGGGACCCGCCCGAAAAGTTGAAAACGGGGACAAAGATGCACGGTCGGGACCGACTGTGACCGGCAAGCTACCTTCGAAAAGGTTTGCATTGCCGGATTGCCCCGCGGCCCTACTTTTGTTGACTGTCCCCCGCGAGCCCGCGTTCGCCCCACCTTCACTGCTCCTTCGCTCATGGCTGTCGCCAAAAAAACAATTTCCTCCGACCTTCTCCTCAACGGCGAAACCGCGACCGACGAGACGGTGGTTTCCGAGGGCCGCACCGACCAAACCCGCAAGCGCGGCGCCGGCCGCAACGCGGACCTGACCGATACCGACTACGTGAATGAGCAGCTCAACCGGGTGCTTTTCGCCCTCGATGCCTTCAAAAAAGGCGACGTGTCGGTGCGCCTGACCAAACAAAACGACGACATCTTCTCCGAAATCGCCGAGGCCTATAACTCGATGGTGGAGATGATTGGGGGGGTAGGCGGCGAGGTATCGCGCATTTCGAAGGTGGCCGGCGTCGAGGGCAACCTCAAGGCCCGCGCCTCGGCCGAAGGGGCGGCCGGCTTCTGGCGCGACATGATTAACAATATCAACGGCCTGGTGGACAGCATTGCCGTGCCGGTGCTGGAGGTGGGTAAGGTACTGAAAAATATCAGCCGGGGCAACCTGGACGAGAGCTTTCAGATTCCGGTGTCGGGCGATTTCAAGGTGATGGCCGAAACCATCAACCGCACTATTGACAACCTCAATGTCTTCGCTGGCGAAGTAAGCCGCGTGGCGCAGGAGGTGGGCACTGAGGGTCGGCTGGGCGGCCAGGCCGTGGTGCCCAACGTGGGCGGCGTGTGGAAAGAACTGACGGACAACGTGAACACGATGGCCCTGAACCTGACTTCGCAGGTGCGCGACATCGCCAACGTGGCGACGGCCGTGGCGCGCGGCGACCTCAGCCAGAAGGTGACGGTGGAGCTGAAAGGTGAGCTGCTGCAGCTCAAGCAGAACCTCAACCAGATGGTGGACTCGCTCAACCTGTTTGCTGGCGAGGTAACCCGCGTGGCCCTCGACGTGGGAACCGAAGGTAAGCTCGGCGGCCAGGCCAGCGTGCCGGGCGTGTCGGGCACCTGGAAAGACCTGACCGACAACGTAAACAATATGGCCGCCAACCTGACCAGTCAGGTACGCGACATTGCCAACGTGGCCACGGCCGTGGCCCGCGGCGACCTCTCGCAGAAGATGACGGTAAACGTGAAGGGCGAAATTCTGGAGCTGAAGAATATCCTGAACCAGATGGTGGACTCGCTCAACATCTTCGGCGACGAGGTAACCCGCGTGGCCCGCGAGGTGGGCACCGAAGGCAAACTGGGTGGCCAAGCCGTGGTACCGCGGGTAGGCGGCATCTGGAAAGACCTGACCGACAACGTGAACACGATGGCCGCCTCGCTCACCAGCCAGGTGCGCGACATCGCCAACGTGGCGACGGCCGTGGCGCGCGGCGACCTCAGCCAGAAAATGACGGTGGATGTGCAAGGCGAGATTCTCGACCTGAAAAACATCTTGAACCAGATGGTGGACTCGCTCAACATTTTTGCCGGCGAGGTAACCCGCGTGGCCCGCGAGGTGGGCACGGAAGGCATCCTGGGCGGCCAGGCCAACGTGCCGCGCGTGTCGGGCACCTGGAAAGACCTGACGGACAACGTGAACACGATGGCCTCGAACCTGACGAGCCAGGTGCGGGACATTGCCAACGTAGCTACGGCCGTATCGCGCGGCGACCTCTCGCAGAAAATCACGGTGAACGTGCGCGGCGAGCTGCTCCAGCTCAAAGAAAACCTCAACCAGATGGTGGACTCGCTGAACGTGTTTGGCGACGAAGTGACCCGCGTGGCCCGCGAGGTGGGCACCGACGGCAAGCTGGGCGGCCAAGCCGTGGTACCGGGCGTGAAAGGCACCTGGAAAGACCTGACCGACAACGTGAACACGATGGCCGCCTCGCTCACCAGCCAGGTGCGCGACATTGCCAACGTGACCACCGCCGTGGCGCGCGGCGACCTCAGCCAGAAGGTATCGGTTGACGTGCGCGGCGAGCTGCTTGACCTCAAGGACAACATCAACCAGATGGTGGACTCGCTCAACATCTTCGCCGGCGAGGTAACCCGCGTGGCCGTGGAAGTTGGCACCGAAGGCCAGCTCGGCGGTCAGGCCAACGTGCCGAACGTGAGCGGCGTGTGGAAAGACCTGACGGACAACGTGAATACGATGGCCACCAACCTCACCACCCAGGTGCGGGGCATCGTCAAAATCGTAACGGCCGTGAGCCAGGGCGACCTGACCCAGAAGCTGATGCTGGAAGCCGCCGGCGAAGTCGCCGACCTGGCCCAGACCATCAACCGGATGGTGGACGACCTTAACCGCCTGGCCTCCGAAGTAAGCCGCGTGGCGCGGGTGGCCGGGGCCGAAGGCAAGCTCACGGAGCGCGCCACGGTGGGCGGCGTGTCGGGCTCGTGGAAAGAGCTGGTGGACACCCTCAACGCGCTGATTGAGAGCATCGCCCTGCCGGTGCTCGAAGTGAGCCGCGTGGTGCGCGCCATCTCGGAAGGCGACTTGACGCAGATGGTGGAAATTCAGACCACCGGCGACATCCTCTCCATGTCCAGCTCGCTCAACCAGGCCGTGGAAACGCTCAACGCGCTGCTCGGCGAAATCAACGACTCGGCGCAGGTAGTGGGCACGTCGTCGGAAGAGATGGTAGATAAGGGGCAGGAAATGAGCCGCGTAACGGTCGATGTGGCCCTGGCCATGCAGCAAATGGCCGAAGGCGCGCAGAACCAGGCCCTCAAAACGGACCAGGCCTTTAAGCTCATCGAGGAAATCATGACGGCCACTAAGGAAACGGCCAACAAGGCCGACGTGGTGAACAAGTCGGCCATCATGGGCGAGCAAACTTCGCAGCAGGGCCTCAAAACGGTGGCCGAAGTGGTGAAGAACATGGAAGAGATTTCCAGCGCCGCCACCCAGACCTCGCGCACCATCGAAGTGTTGAGCACGCGCTCGCAGGAAATCAGCAAGTCGCTGGGCGTCATCACCGACATTGCCTCGCAGACCAACCTGCTGGCCCTCAACGCCGCCATCGAAGCAGCCCGCGCCGGCGAGGCGGGTCGGGGCTTTGCGGTAGTAGCCGAAGAAATTCGCAAGCTGGCCGAAGGTTCGCGCAAGTCGGCCAACGAGATTGCTACCCTCGTGGAAGACGTGAAGAAGGACACGACCAGCGCCGCCAGTGCCATCAGCGCGATGGAAAGCAGGGTGCTCAAGGGCAAGAACGCCACCTTCGAGGCCAGCGCGGCCTTTAAGAACATTGCCACCAGCAGCGGCGAAACGCTGCGCACCTCGCGCGACATTCTCACGGCCACGGCCGTGCAGCAAACCTCGATTGGCGACGTGGTGAAGTACGTGGAGGAAGTAGTAGCCATCGCGGAGCAAACCGCCACTGGCACCCAGCAGGTGGCTGGCACGGCCCGCCAGCTCTCCTCCTCCATGCAGGAGCTTACCAGCTCTTCGCAGCGCCTCTCCGACATTGCCGACGACCTGCAGGATGGCCTCGAAACCTTCCAGCTCTTCGACTATTTGCCCGAACCGGAGCCCGAACCGGAGCCCGCCCGCCGCCGGGTGCGCCGGCCCATGCTGGCCGCGCCGGCCCCGGTGGCCGTTACGCCGGTCCCGGTGGCCGCCGCCAGCCGGCGGGTCAGCAGCCGGCGCGCGCCGGCCCCTACCCCCCCGCCAGCAGTGGAAGCGCCCGCCAGCAATGGCCGCGTGAGTCGGACCCACCGCCCGGCCACCGCGGCGACGCCCACCAGCAAAGCCATTGCCCGCCCGGCGCGCGATGGAGCGCCTATCCCCCCTATTTCAGCGAAAGAATCAACCGCCCCTCCGGCGCGCTCCCGTGCCAAAGCCAAGCGGGCGGGCAAATAAGTTCTCGTGTACCCCACCAGCCGTGCCTACCCCTCGGAGTAGGGCAGGCAGGTTTTTCTGATTTTAACTTTTTCTCATGGCTGATTCTGCTGCTGCCCGCCCGGCGACCATTGCCGGCCGGGCAGCTCCGGCTGCTCCCGAAGCAGTCGTCCAGCTTATCGTTTTTCGCCTGGGCGATGAAGACTACGGTATTCGTATCGAGCAGGTAAAGGAGGTAACGATTACGCCCGAAGTGGTGCGGATGCCTAAAACGCCGCCCTTCATTAAAGGCATTGCCAACCTGCGCGGCGATATTATTGCCATCGTGGACCTGGAAGAGCGGTTTCAGCTGCGGCCGGTCGGCCGGCCGGTGCCCGACTTTTCCTACACGCTGGCCGTGGAGGCGCCCGATTATACGCTGGGCCTGATGGTGCGCGAGGTGCCGCGCCCGGTCACGATTCCAGTGAGCCTCATCGAGCCGGCCCCGGAATTCGTGCAGGACAGCGGCCAGCGTGAAAAATACCTGGAAGGCATCGCCAAGCTCCCCGGCAGCCAGCACGTGATTATCGTGCTGGATATGCCCAAGCTCCTTACCCCCAGCGAGATAATGCGCCTGCCCGGCGGCCCGGCCGAGGCCCCGGCTAAACCCGCCAAAAAAGCTGCTACCCCCCCCGATGCACCCTCGGCCCCCGAAACGCCGTAGAGTGCCCAGCCGGCACACATTGCCGGCTTCGTTTCCTTCTCACTTCAAGATTCTGATTGTACATGAATAAGCGCATTCTCATCGTCGATGACTCGTTCTATATGCGGACGATGCTCAAGAATATGCTCACCGACGCGGGCTACGACGTAGTGGGTGAGGCCGCCAACGGCCAGCAGGCCCTGGAAATGGCCGTGGCTACGACTCCCGACCTCATCACCCTCGACGTTATCCTGCCCGACAACACTGGCTTGGACGTGCTTAAGGGCATTCGCCAGCAGCAACCCGATGCCAAAGTAGTAATGTGCTCGGCCGTGGGCCAGGAAACCATTGTGAATGAGGCTATTGAAAATGGCGCGTTGGCTTATATCGTAAAGCCCTTCTCCGAAGAGCGCGTGCTGGAGATTGTGGGCAATGCCCTGCAAGGCGATAGCTCCCTCGCCTAATACCCCTTGCGTATAGTTGGGCGGGTAGCCCATTACCCGCTTATCCTATTTAAAGTATCAGTAGTTTTGTTCTTTCCTCTACCCGCTTTTCTGCTTGCTGACACGTGGCCCGGCGCGCGCAGTAGCCTCAAGTGGCCGCTTGTGGCCAGCTTGAACTCGGTAGGGGGGGTAGGGAATTTCTGTAGCCGCTTAACAACCAGTTGGCTATGAAATCACGCGAGCAGGAATACCGGGAGTTGTTCATGGCCGAAGCGCTGGAGTACTACGACGCTATGTCGCGGCACCTCAGCGAGTTGGAGCGCAACCCGCAGGATGTGGCGGCGCTCAATGAGCTGTTCCGGCTCATGCACAACCTCAAGGCCAACGCCCGCGCGATGGGCTTCGTCGATATGGGCGAAGTTGCCCACAAGATGGAAACCCTGTTTGGGCAGATTCGGGGGCAGGAACGCGCTTTCACGGGTACGCTCGTAACGCTCACCTTCCGGGCCGTCGATATTCTGGGCAACATGATTCGGGCCGTGGGCGCGGGGCAGGAAGCAGTTGATGACAAGCCGCTGATTGAAAACCTGGAGCGCCTGATTCAGGGCCAAGAGCCCCTTGAAGCCCAGACTAAACCCACCGAGGAAGAAGCGGAAACCGATGCCGCCCGCAAGCTGGAGCTGTCGGACCTGGTTTATATTCCGGTCAAAAAACTCGATAACCTTCTCAACCTGGTCGGCGAGCTGGTTATTGACCGGGACCGGATTCTGACGCTGGCGGACGAGCTGAACAGCCCGGCGCTCCGCGCCACCGCCCAGCACCTGTTCCGCATTTCCGACGATTTGCAGTATTCCGTGATGGATGTGCGCCTGGTTGGGGCCGGGGTGCTACTCAATAAATTTCCGCGGGTGGTGCGCGACGTGGCCGCGTCCGAAGAGAAGCAGGTCGAGCTCACGCTGCTGGGGCAGGATGTGCAGATTGACCGCAACGTGTTGCAGCTCATCACCGATGCCCTGCTGCATATTGTGCGCAACGCCGTCAGCCACGGCCTCGAAGGCCCCGCCGACCGCAGGGCCGCCGGCAAGCCCGAAATGGGACAGCTGCGCATCACAGCCCTCACGGAGCGCGACGACGTGTTGCTACAGGTGCAGGACGACGGCCGGGGCATCGACACCGACGCCGTGCGTAAAAAAGCCCTTCGGAAGGGGGTAGTAACGGCCGAAGCCGCCGCCCTGCTTGACGAGGAGGGCGTGTGGGCGCTGCTGTTTGAGCCGGGCTTTTCGATGGCGGAGCAAATAACCGAAATCTCGGGCCGGGGCGTGGGCCTCGATGTAGTGAAGCTGGCCATCGACTCGCTGGGCGGCCGCCTGCGCGTGGCATCGGAGCTGGGCAAAGGCACCACCTTCACGCTGGTCCTACCCACCTCTATTGCCGTGAAGGGTGCCTTGCTGATTGAGCTGGACGCCCGCGCCTACGCCGTGCCGCTGCTGCACACCGACACGGTGCTGGCCCTGGCCAACGATGAAATATTCGCGGTTGGGGGCTTGCTGATGACGCGCGTGCAGGATGAAAACGTGCCGCTGGTGAACCTGCGGCAGCTGCTCTACGCCGAGGGCGACGAGCTGCTACCCCGTGCCACACGCGCCGAACTGCCCACCGATGGCAGCCGGCTGCAGGTGCTGGTAGTTAGCTACGGCAACCGGCGCCTGGGGATAGTTATCGACCGTTTCCTGCGGCAGCAGAATATCGTGGTCAAATCATTGAGCAAGCCCCTCGACACCATTGACCTTTTTGGGGGCGTAACCCTGCTGGGCAGCGGCCAGCTTTGCCTGGTGCTGGACGTGCCCGCCTTAACCCGGCTATTTCTGGCCAAACGACCCTGACGTTAGCCACGCACTGTCTTTTTTCGTATTACCTTGCCGGCCTTGGCCGCCGCTGCTACGTACTAAGCTGTTATGACTTTATCAATGAATGAGTTAGAACGCGATATTATTCGCGAAATTCTGAATATCGGCTTGGCGCGGGCGGCTGACAGCTTCGCTGTCATTGCCCAGGAGCGGGTAATGCTGGAAGTACCTAACTTGGACTTGCTGCCTAGCACCAGTATCATTGAGCGGGTGCGCGAATACCAAACGCGCTACGTAGCCATTCAGAGCGACATTCGGGGAGATTTCAACGGCTCGACGTTTATGTTCTTTTCGGGGCAGCACATTCAGCGCCTCTCCCGCGTTTGCCTGCGCATGCAGGTGACGGACACTTTGCAGCTCAACGAATTACAGGAGTCGCTGCTGTTAGAGATAAGCAATATCATTACGGGTGCCTTGGTAACGCAGCTGGCTAACATCCTGAAGGCCAATATTTACGGCGCT from Hymenobacter psoromatis includes the following:
- a CDS encoding DNA topoisomerase I codes for the protein MVKNLVIVESPAKAKTIEGYLGPDFVVRSSYGHVRDLPKDNNAVDVANGFKPTYVVDADKRELISQLKKLSKEAETVWLASDDDREGEAISWHLAETLNLKADKTKRIVFREITKTAILAAIQNPREINLNLVNAQQARRVLDRLVGFELSPVLWRKVKAGLSAGRVQSVAVRLVVDREREINKHTASSAYRIVARFNVGEGTTLEAELPTRYKTREEAEAFLARCIGATYSINSLDKKPGKRSPAPPFTTSTLQQEASRKLGFSVAQTMTVAQKLYEAGRISYMRTDSLNLSEDARTGAREAIEAAYGAEYALERHFKTKSASAQEAHEAIRPTDFKQVKAGADASEQRLYDLIRKRAMGSQMADALIERTTAVIGISTQPGTTFSATGEVITFEGFLKAYAESKDDEDQPADGESSFSRGLPPLSVGQNLPLQTLTATERFSTPPARYTEASLVKKLEEMGIGRPSTYAPTISVVQKRGYVEKDSREGKERKIYALSLVGNEVKTEQRPETYGADKAKLFPTDTALVVTDFLVEHFPAIVDFQFTAKVEDEFDQIANGREEWGNMLAGFYEPFHASVERGQDIERRTLSSTREIGLHPETGEKITARLGKYGPYVALGDTEGETKPAYANLRKGMFIETITLEEALDLFKLPRVVGEFEDKPMAAALGRFGPYIRHDSKFYSLTKEQDPYTITGDEAVVLIEAKRKSDAERLIRDFPENPDIQVLNGRFGPYIVAGKKNVKIPKGEEPTELTLERCVELAAATPDKPAKGGRFGKKAVAEKPAKEADAPAKKAAKAPAAKKKAPAKKPATTAKKAAPKKATASK
- a CDS encoding histidine kinase produces the protein MNKRILIVDDSFYMRTMLKNMLTDAGYDVVGEAANGQQALEMAVATTPDLITLDVILPDNTGLDVLKGIRQQQPDAKVVMCSAVGQETIVNEAIENGALAYIVKPFSEERVLEIVGNALQGDSSLA
- a CDS encoding chemotaxis protein CheA — translated: MKSREQEYRELFMAEALEYYDAMSRHLSELERNPQDVAALNELFRLMHNLKANARAMGFVDMGEVAHKMETLFGQIRGQERAFTGTLVTLTFRAVDILGNMIRAVGAGQEAVDDKPLIENLERLIQGQEPLEAQTKPTEEEAETDAARKLELSDLVYIPVKKLDNLLNLVGELVIDRDRILTLADELNSPALRATAQHLFRISDDLQYSVMDVRLVGAGVLLNKFPRVVRDVAASEEKQVELTLLGQDVQIDRNVLQLITDALLHIVRNAVSHGLEGPADRRAAGKPEMGQLRITALTERDDVLLQVQDDGRGIDTDAVRKKALRKGVVTAEAAALLDEEGVWALLFEPGFSMAEQITEISGRGVGLDVVKLAIDSLGGRLRVASELGKGTTFTLVLPTSIAVKGALLIELDARAYAVPLLHTDTVLALANDEIFAVGGLLMTRVQDENVPLVNLRQLLYAEGDELLPRATRAELPTDGSRLQVLVVSYGNRRLGIVIDRFLRQQNIVVKSLSKPLDTIDLFGGVTLLGSGQLCLVLDVPALTRLFLAKRP